ATCGATGTACGTGGTGTCGATCAGGGCCGCTCCGCCGTCCAGCAGCGGGAGGCCGCCGGACCGTGCGCGGTCGATCACGCGTTCCACCAGCTGCGTATCGCCCGGACCCCAGACAACGTGCGGCCGGATGGCAGTAACCCGGAAATCCGTCGAGTTCTGCCCCAGCGCAATCAGCTCAGCTTCGGCCTTGGACGCGGCGTAGAAACCGCGGGCACGGGCCGGATCCGCGGTGCCGGCACCGGCACCCGAAATCGGCTCGCCGAAGTGGGCTACGGACGGAGACGAGACAAATACGACGTCGCGTACCCCCGCCGATCGTGCGGCCTGAAGCAGGACCCGCGTACCGGTGATGTTGGTTTCCTCGAACTCATGCCACTCGCCGGTGAAGGAGACCTTCGCCGCCAGATGGATGACGGTGTCCATGCCCTCCACCGCCCGGGCGGCGGCAGCGGCGTCGGAGACCGAACCGGCAACCGACTCCCGGCCCGGGACTCCCGGCCGGCGTTGGAAGGTGCGGACCTTGTGGCCCTTGGCTTCCAGCAGGTCGGCTACTGCACCGCCGAGCAGTCCGCTCGCACCGGTGACGAGGACCTTGCGGGGCACTGCGTCAGCCCCGTTCACCGGCGGCCCTTCAGGCGCGGCACGGGACCGCCGGCCAGCAGCCGGGAGGCCCAGCCCGCCAGGGCCGTGCGGTCGATCTTGGAGTTGTGCCGGATGTCTGTGGGCATCTGCGGCAGCACCAGTACCGCCGCGAGATCAAGCCCGGTCAGCTCGTGCACCCGGGACCGTACGGCCGTGGCCAGGCCGGGTGCTGCGGTGCCTGCCCGGCGTGCGGGAGGATCGGTTTCCACCACGGCCACGGGAACCTGGGCACCGGCGGGTCCGACGCCGACCAGCGCCACCCTGCCCACGCCGTCGACCGTCTCGGCCGCCTGTTCCGCTGCAACCGGAGTCCGGACCCCTTCGGCCGTGGTGAGGATGTGCCCCAGGCGGCCTTCCACCCAGAGCCGGCCCTCGTCGTCGAAGTGGCCCACATCGCCGGTGCGGTGCCAGCCGTCGATGGAGGAACTGTGGCTTTCGGTGATCCAGAGCCGGTCGTAGCGGTCCTTGACGTGCGGAGCACTGACCAGGATTTCGCCGGTGCGGTTCGCAACGGTCAGTGGTTTGCTGCCCACGGATCCGTCCGGGAAAACTTCGGCAATGGCCACCTCGGCCCCGGATACCGGCGTGCCCACGCAGACTCCGTTGCCGGAACCGGCGGCACGGATGCCCTCGAGGCTGATGTCGGTGACAGGCAGCGCCTCGGTCATCCCATACGGGGTGTGCAGGGACGCCTTCGGCACCAGGTCCTGCACCTGGGCCAGCAGCGGCTCGGCAATCGGTGCACCGGCGGAAAGCAGCAGCTCCACCTGTGCCAGCGCGGCCCGCTGCGGAGCGTCCAATGCACCGGACGTGGCCAGCACGTTGGTCAGTGCCGCAGGAGACGCGAAGATCGTGGTGGCGTCCACGGCAACCGCCGCGTCGGCCAGTGCGGCAGCCGTCAGGGTGCGCGGGGACGTGACATCCATGTCCGGAGTCACCGACGTCGCCCCCAGAGCCGGACCCAGCAGGGCGAACGGCGCAAAGCCGGCCACCAGGGAGGTTCCGGCCCGCAGGTTATAGGTGTCCTTGATCGCATCACGCATGGCCGCCAGCTGCCGGTGCGTGTACACCACACCCTTGGCGGGACCGGTGGAACCGGAGGTGAAGAGGACGGCGGCGTCGGCGTCGGGATCCGTGGGGTGCCACGGCACCTCGGAGCCGGCGCCGTCGGCAATCAGACCCTCGACGGAATGCCGGACCCCCAGCAGCCGCTTGCGCGCCGGGGACAGCTCGGACACGCTGATCCGCGTCCCCGGCCAGCCCAGCGCCCGGGCACCGGTGAGGGCCCGGTCAATACCGATCAGGAAGGCAGGCCCGGCACCCTTGATGGCCCGGCCCAGTCCCTTGGTGCCCAGCCCGGCGTCGGCCACCACAATGACGGCGTTCAGGCGCAGGCAGGCGTAGATCAGCGAGGTCAGTTCAATGCCCGGCGGCACGAGCAGGTTCACCCGGGTTCCCGGACGTACACCGGCGGCGGCGAGTCCCGCGGCCAGCGCGTTCACCCGTTCGGCGAGTCCCGCCCAGGACAGGGTGCGTGGTCCGGCGTCCCCGCCCAGCGGTGCCATGTCGACGACGGCGGCAGTGGTGTCTGAGGCGCGTTCGTCCAGCTCCGCCAGCATGGGACGGAACGGGTCAGTGCGCCGGAGGGCGGAATCCGCGGGCGCTTCGACGGCGGTCCGCAGCCATGAGAACACCGGGGCGGCAATGTCGACGTCTTCGGGCAGCAGGTGCCCCGCCCCCTCGAACCGGTGCACCGAGGATGCCGGCAGCCGCTCCAGCACATCGCGCAGGTAGCGGTCCGAAAAGACCGGGTCCTTGGGCCCCCAGAGCACCAGGGAGGGAACGTTGAGCCGCCGGATACCGTCCGCGACGGTATTGAGGGTGCGCCAG
This window of the Arthrobacter sp. zg-Y919 genome carries:
- a CDS encoding alpha/beta fold hydrolase; amino-acid sequence: MVEELWPGVPDSWSSFVPVPSTAAVEVPGTVRKWHVLDNGPDLAAAGVEPAGTLLCVHGNPTWSYLWRTLLVAGASADKPWRVVAVDQLDMGFSERTGAFRRLEDRITDLGNLTDALDITGPVVTVGHDWGGVISLGWALRHRRQLAGVVLTNTAVHPAGYSLPPALKLALHPAVHPWGTRSTDAFIRITHSLASPALPGPVREAFALPYRSAARRQGVANFVADIPAAESHPSWRTLNTVADGIRRLNVPSLVLWGPKDPVFSDRYLRDVLERLPASSVHRFEGAGHLLPEDVDIAAPVFSWLRTAVEAPADSALRRTDPFRPMLAELDERASDTTAAVVDMAPLGGDAGPRTLSWAGLAERVNALAAGLAAAGVRPGTRVNLLVPPGIELTSLIYACLRLNAVIVVADAGLGTKGLGRAIKGAGPAFLIGIDRALTGARALGWPGTRISVSELSPARKRLLGVRHSVEGLIADGAGSEVPWHPTDPDADAAVLFTSGSTGPAKGVVYTHRQLAAMRDAIKDTYNLRAGTSLVAGFAPFALLGPALGATSVTPDMDVTSPRTLTAAALADAAVAVDATTIFASPAALTNVLATSGALDAPQRAALAQVELLLSAGAPIAEPLLAQVQDLVPKASLHTPYGMTEALPVTDISLEGIRAAGSGNGVCVGTPVSGAEVAIAEVFPDGSVGSKPLTVANRTGEILVSAPHVKDRYDRLWITESHSSSIDGWHRTGDVGHFDDEGRLWVEGRLGHILTTAEGVRTPVAAEQAAETVDGVGRVALVGVGPAGAQVPVAVVETDPPARRAGTAAPGLATAVRSRVHELTGLDLAAVLVLPQMPTDIRHNSKIDRTALAGWASRLLAGGPVPRLKGRR
- a CDS encoding NAD-dependent epimerase/dehydratase family protein, encoding MNGADAVPRKVLVTGASGLLGGAVADLLEAKGHKVRTFQRRPGVPGRESVAGSVSDAAAAARAVEGMDTVIHLAAKVSFTGEWHEFEETNITGTRVLLQAARSAGVRDVVFVSSPSVAHFGEPISGAGAGTADPARARGFYAASKAEAELIALGQNSTDFRVTAIRPHVVWGPGDTQLVERVIDRARSGGLPLLDGGAALIDTTYIDNAAAAIVRGLERMDAAAGRALVVTNGQPRPVGELIAGICAAAGVAAPAWSVPGKVARGAGSLIEKVWLAAGKRGLVHDEPPMTRFLAEQLSTSHWFDQRETREVLDWVPEVSIEDGLVRLARHYSPTS